The following DNA comes from Candidatus Woesearchaeota archaeon.
GAAGGGCTTCCGGTGCTTTTGATGATTCTCTACCCATTTTAGATTCCGTCCACGCCACAGTTGCTCAACTTCATGATATCCGCACCAAACAAAAGGAATACTTTCTAGTCTTATATTTAAATGCCCGAAAGCAGTTAATCCGGAAAGAAACGATTTCTATTGGGACTCTTACAGAAACATTAGTGCATCCCAGGGAAGTCTTTCAGCCTGCAATCAGCTGTTTTGCCAGTTCGGTTATTTTAGCTCATAATCATCCGGATAATGATATTGAAATTTCAGATGCTGATCGGAAAATGACTGAAAAATTAATTCAATCCGGAGTTATCCTGGATATTGAAGTTCTTGATCATATTATTGTAACGAACAATAATTATATTAGCTTTAAAGAAAAAGGAGTTTTATTTTAAACCTTTTGCACCGCTAGTTGATTGCAATGTCTAACAGTTTAAGAAAAGATTTAAAAATAAGTCAAACAAAATAAATAGCTTATCTATAACAGAATATAACAGGGAAGGGAACTTTAAAATGGCACAACTGGAAAATATTGAAGCAATTGAAAAAAGGCTTTGGAATTCGGCAGATACTCTGCGGGCGAATTCCAATTATGCCAGTAATGAATATTTTATGCCGGTCATGGGATTAATCTTTCTGCGGC
Coding sequences within:
- the radC gene encoding DNA repair protein RadC, with the protein product MAKIKDLPKHKRPREKLTERGAENLTNAELLAILIRTGRAGKSALDIAKETLKKYPLTRLLSVTQDELHNIRGLEGTKSITIQAALELGRRASGAFDDSLPILDSVHATVAQLHDIRTKQKEYFLVLYLNARKQLIRKETISIGTLTETLVHPREVFQPAISCFASSVILAHNHPDNDIEISDADRKMTEKLIQSGVILDIEVLDHIIVTNNNYISFKEKGVLF